A region of Esox lucius isolate fEsoLuc1 chromosome 3, fEsoLuc1.pri, whole genome shotgun sequence DNA encodes the following proteins:
- the LOC117594132 gene encoding sickle tail protein-like, producing MGNMGDCRNQQVVPGSPGSRAPLCVSDDGGLSPDLPDEEGPPRPESIGFMMITSSRVQALSTKEYQEILSSSNGSEVQTVKVGNDSTGFRQKEHCGTDREPVIIIFDEPMDIQSAYKRMSTIFECEEELERMLRQESIDEDIEEVEEAETEKNVPQVERSTDLRQPNRTESCASGRDHAPPGMEQQKSAPGSPLQEQSKMEPPNGSKPETKKKFKFKFPKNKLAAISQALRTGTKTGKKTLQVVACEDEEEGRGEGEAHTKANKKFDSSSKPRTDSGQDVGVKNSPSPRTLNRSKSKRRTEEICKNACGSINNLEENIQKLEITVDNMSPAESTTESSGQSPSAVKPKREREGSPSKRPAPPQVSKSLKPPQSKKSKPQLPQITGPSTTGSSKKQLTGPSTTSSSRKQVSL from the coding sequence ATGGGGAACATGGGTGACTGCAGGAACCAGCAGGTTGTGCCCGGGTCGCCAGGAAGCAGAGCTCCATTGTGTGTCAGTGACGACGGCGGTCTGAGCCCTGACCTCCCAGACGAAGAGGGCCCTCCCCGCCCTGAGAGCATTGGCTTCATGATGATCACCAGCAGCAGAGTGCAGGCTCTGTCCACCAAGGAGTACCAGGAGATATTGAGCAGCAGCAACGGCTCAGAGGTTCAGACCGTCAAGGTGGGGAACGACTCCACCGGCTTCCGGCAGAAGGAGCACTGCGGCACGGACCGTGAGCCGGTAATCATCATATTCGATGAGCCCATGGACATCCAGTCAGCCTACAAGCGAATGTCCACGATCTTCGAGTGCGAGGAGGAGTTGGAACGGATGCTGCGCCAGGAGAGCATTGACGAAGACATTGAGGAGGTTGAGGAGGCGGAGACAGAGAAGAATGTACCTCAGGTAGAACGTAGCACCGACCTACGTCAGCCAAACAGGACGGAATCCTGTGCAAGCGGTCGCGACCACGCACCTCCTGGGATGGAGCAACAGAAGAGTGCGCCAGGCAGCCCGCTGCAAGAGCAGTCTAAAATGGAGCCCCCGAATGGCAGCAAACCAGAGACcaaaaaaaagttcaaattCAAGTTCCCCAAGAATAAGCTGGCAGCCATCAGCCAGGCGCTTCGCACTGGAACTAAGACAGGCAAGAAGACACTCCAGGTAGTGGCctgtgaggatgaggaggaggggcggggggagggggaagCACACACGAAAGCGAACAAGAAGTTTGACAGTAGCAGCAAACCGCGAACTGACTCCGGTCAAGACGTCGGGGTGAAGAACAGCCCATCGCCAAGAACTCTGAACCGGTCCAAGTCCAAACGGCGGACAGAGGAGATCTGTAAGAACGCCTGTGGGTCCATAAACAATCTAGAGGAGAACATCCAAAAGCTGGAGATAACCGTAGATAACATGAGCCCAGCGGAGTCCACGACAGAATCCAGTGGACAGTCTCCGTCCGCGGTGAAACCCAAACGCGAGAGGGAGGGGAGTCCCTCGAAGAGGCCTGCCCCCCCCCAGGTGTCTAAGTCCCTGAAACCTCCTCAGAGTAAGAAGTCCAAACCACAGCTTCCGCAGATCACCGGGCCGTCAACCACAGGCAGCTCCAAGAAACAGCTCACTGGGCCGTCCACCACAAGCAGCTCCAGGAAACAGGTTTCTCTCTAA